The genomic segment CGTTCGCTTCACAGGAGCAACGGTCGACCAGGGCCTCCGCCTCTTGTCTTCGAATCCCGCCGCGATGACGGGCTTCAGCGATCGCGCAGGTTCGGTGCACGTCGGCGCCCCCGCAAGCTTCGTCGCCGTCAATCCCAGCGGGAGCCTCGTCGCTTCCGTCGTCGACGGCATCTTGCTACACTGAACGCAGCGCGGGTTGCCTGAGTCCGGCAATTTCGGCGCATCTGTTCCCCGACCCCGTCTCTCATTGCAGGAAATCTGAATCTACGTTCATTTTTGGCGGCATCTCTCGCCAACCGCTGGATTTCTGCATCCATTGAAGTAAGGGCCAAACTCCGAAGACAAACGGGCCTTCAGTTCCAAATACATAGAAAGTCGATAGCCATAAACTATGGATTCGCTCATCGAACTCCCCGCCGAACCGCTCACTGCACCTGTACCGGTTGACGAGATCCCCGACCTCTCCCACGCCGAGTTCCTGGTGCCCGGCAAGTCAGTCACCCGCCGCCGCGTACTCAAAACGATGTTCTTCGGCACCGCGGGTATGGCTCTCTACGCCGGTGAAATCGAGCGCCACTGGATCGACGTCGTGCATCGCGACATACACATTGCCGGTCTTCCCCATGCCTTCGAGGGCATGACCATCGCGCAGCTTAGCGATATCCATCTTGACGAGTACACCGAGCCATTCCTGCTGCGCGAAGCCATCGACCACATCAATCGCATGAAGCCGGACATGGTCCTGCTCACGGGCGACTACGTCAGCGCCGAAGTGCTCTCGAAGAAGATGACCATGGGCGCTGCCTGGCAATGCGCCAAGCTTCTCACCGCCATCGAGTGCAAGGAGAAGTACGCCATCCTCGGCAATCACGACATCCTGGCGGGCGCCAACGAAGTCACCGAGGCCATCGCCTCCAATGGAATCCCCGTGCTGCGCAATGGCTTCCTGCCTATCGAGCGCCACGGCAGCCGCATCTGGCTCGCCGGCATCGACGACCCCGTGCTCGGCAAGCCCGACGCCGACCTCGCCATGCCTGTAGCCATCCGCAACCAGACGCACGAGCCCATCATCCTGATGTGCCACGCGCCTGATTTTGTCGACGCTCTCTCGCAGCATCCGGTCAGCCGTTCGATCGCGCTCGTGCTCAGCGGTCACACCCACGGGGGCCAGGTACGCATCCCGTTCATGGGGGCCATGCATCTGCCGCCGGGCGGCCGCAAATACGTTGAAGGACTGTTCCAGATGGGCGGCATGCAGCTTTACGTCAATCGCGGCATCGGCGCTGTCGGCGTGCCGTTCCGGTTTAACTGCCGCCCCGAGATCACGCGCTTCCGCCTGCGCGCCGCGAAACCTCAGGTCCCCTACATGCAATCCTGAGCGCCGCGACAATCCCGAGAGAGAGCGCTTGCTTTCCCCCAACCTAATCCGGCAGTCTTAACTCTGTTGTCTAACCAGCCCAGAAGGAGCTCGCGCTGCATGAGTCTGCGTGCCGAAGGAAGCTTCGACGTTAAGAACACACCGCTCGCTGCAGATGAAACCACGGCCGGCACAGGCATTGGCCGCTTCGCCCTCGACAAGCAGTATCACGGCGATCTGGAAGCCACCGCGAAGGGTCTGATGCTCGGCTGCGGAAACCCTGCTGACGGCACGGCGGGTTATGTGGCTCTTGAACAGGTGGAAGGCACGCTGGCAGGCCTCGCGGGATCGTTCGCCGTGCAGCACAGCGGAACTATGGGCCACGGCACGCTCGATCTGAAACTGCTCATTGTTCCCGGCTCAGGAACGGGTGAACTGGCGGGCATCTCCGGTAGCATGAGCTTCGCCAACGACAGCGGCAAGCATTCCTACGTGCTCGACTACACGCTGCCGCAACCGTAATCGTCAGGGGAGCTGACTGCGACCAAGCCGCAGTCAGTTGTCAATCGCCTACTTCTTCGCCGTGATCGACGAACCCCAGCTTCCATCCATAGTTCCGAAGTCGAAGTTGATCGTTCCCGCCTGGACCTTGCCCTTATAAGCCAGCGTGTAGGTCTGTCCCTGGTAGTCCACGTCGATGTTGAACGAGACCGTATCGCCATCCACTTTGCCGTCCTTAATCGTGACCGGCGCCGGCCCCATGCCTTCCACGGTGCCGGTCAGCGTGGCTCCGCTGCTCTGCAGTTTGAACGTCACCGGCATCGACGTGCCGTTGAAATCGAAG from the Occallatibacter riparius genome contains:
- a CDS encoding metallophosphoesterase, giving the protein MDSLIELPAEPLTAPVPVDEIPDLSHAEFLVPGKSVTRRRVLKTMFFGTAGMALYAGEIERHWIDVVHRDIHIAGLPHAFEGMTIAQLSDIHLDEYTEPFLLREAIDHINRMKPDMVLLTGDYVSAEVLSKKMTMGAAWQCAKLLTAIECKEKYAILGNHDILAGANEVTEAIASNGIPVLRNGFLPIERHGSRIWLAGIDDPVLGKPDADLAMPVAIRNQTHEPIILMCHAPDFVDALSQHPVSRSIALVLSGHTHGGQVRIPFMGAMHLPPGGRKYVEGLFQMGGMQLYVNRGIGAVGVPFRFNCRPEITRFRLRAAKPQVPYMQS
- a CDS encoding DUF3224 domain-containing protein, translating into MSLRAEGSFDVKNTPLAADETTAGTGIGRFALDKQYHGDLEATAKGLMLGCGNPADGTAGYVALEQVEGTLAGLAGSFAVQHSGTMGHGTLDLKLLIVPGSGTGELAGISGSMSFANDSGKHSYVLDYTLPQP